The proteins below are encoded in one region of Lactuca sativa cultivar Salinas chromosome 3, Lsat_Salinas_v11, whole genome shotgun sequence:
- the LOC111879323 gene encoding uncharacterized protein LOC111879323, with the protein MDKLLEHPEFTGGISRIRHVAFVVGEESGWENLKAQVDVGTYDPSASDSWSSHSSALDDALLAFATMDFIGLLGLGHLDIVGVRALCTFDDGEECVGELVVGTGGDGVGRSGGDGAGGSGGDGAGGSGGDGVGGSGDDCAGGSGSDGACEIV; encoded by the coding sequence ATGGACAAACTCCTTGAGCACCCTGAGTTCACTGGTGGTATTAGTCGCATTCGTCATGTTGCTTTTGTTGTTGGCGAGGAGTCGGGTTGGGAAAATTTGAAAGCCCAGGTTGATGTTGGGACGTATGATCCTTCGGCTAGCGACTCATGGTCTAGCCATTCTTCAGCCTTGGATGATGCTTTACTAGCTTTCGCAACTATGGATTTCATTGGTTTGCTTGGATTAGGTCATTTGGACATTGTTGGGGTGAGGGCATTATGTACATTTGATGATGGTGAGGAATGTGTGGGTGAGTTAGTTGTAGGGACAGGTGGTGACGGTGTTGGCAGGAGTGGCGGTGATGGTGCTGGTGGGAGTGGCGGTGATGGTGCTGGTGGGAGTGGCGGTGATGGCGTTGGTGGGAGTGGCGATGATTGTGCTGGTGGGAGTGGCAGTGATGGTGCATGTGAAATTGTTTAG